The DNA sequence CTTCTTGGTGACGATGCCCGTGCCCAGGATCGCGACCTGCGGGAGGAACACGAGCGGGGTGTCGAACAGCGCGCCGCGCGAACCGGTGTTGGTCAGCGTGAACGTGCCTCCGGCGAGCTCGTCCGGCTTGAGGTGGTTGTCCCGGGTGCGCTGGGCGAGGTCCGCGATCTCACCGGCGAGGCCGGCGATGTCGAGGTCCGACGCGTTGCGGATGACCGGGGTCAGCAGGCCGCGCTCGGTGTCGACCGCGATCGAGATGTTCTCGTGGTCCGGGTAGACGATGCTGTCGCCGTCGACCGTGGCGTTGATGACCGGGTAGGCCTTCAGCGCCTCGGCGGCCGCGAGGGCGAAGAACGGCAGGAAGGAGAGCTTGGTGCCGGTCTTGGCCAGGAAGTCGGCCTTCACGCGGTCGCGCAGGGCGGCGACCTTGGTGACGTCGACCTCGACCACGGTGGTGAGCTGAGCGGTCGACTGCATCGAGACGACGGCGCGCTCGGCGACGACCTTGCGCAGACGCGACATCTGCTGCGTTGTGCCGCGGAGCGGGGAGACCTCGACCACGGGGGCGGCGGCGGCGGGAGCCCCGGCTGCGGCCGGAGCGGCGGCGGCGAGGATGTCCTCCTTGCGGATGCGACCGCCGACACCGGTGCCGGTCACGTTAGCCAGGTCGACGCCGTGCTCGTTGGCGAGCTTGCGGACGATCGGGGTCACGTAGCCGGAGGTGCCGGCGTGCGCGCCCGACGTCGCAGGAGCCTCGGCGGCGGGAGCCGGAGCGGCGGCCGGAGCAGCAGCGGGAGCCGGGGCAGCGGCCGGAGCCGGAGCAGCGGCGGGAGCCGGGGCAGCGGCCGGTGCCGGAGCGGCGGCCGGAGCCTCCTGAACGGGCGCGGCCGGGGCCGGCTCCGCAGGGGGGGCGGGAGCGGGAGCGGGAGCGGCGGCGGGAGCCTCCTGAACGGGCGCGGCAGGAGCGGGCTCGGCGGCAGGGGCCGGAGCCTCCTGAGCCGGAGCCGGCGCAGCCTCGGCGGCCGGAGCCGGAGCGGCCTCAGCCTCGGCCGGCGCAGCCTCAGCAGCCGGCGCGGCCTCCGCCTCCGGCGCGGCGGCCGGAGCCTCGCCCGCACCGGAGCCGTCGCCGATCGTCACGAGCGCAGTGCCCACCTCGACCGTCTCGTCCTCATGCACCAGGATCGCCTCGATGACGCCCGCGACGGGCGAGGGGATCTCGGTGTCGACCTTGTCGGTCGAGACTTCGAGCAAGGGCTCGTCCACCTCGACACGGTCGCCAACGTTCTTCAGCCAGCGGGTGACCGTGCCTTCCGTGACACTCTCGCCGAGTGCCGGGAGGCTGACGGATTCGCTCATGAGCTTTTCTCCTTCAAAACCTGATCGTTCAGTAGCTTATTGCAGCCGCTCGCGCGGCGACGCGTTAGAGGGTGTGCAGCGGCTTGCCCGCGAGGTACAGGAAGGCCTCGCCCAGGGACTCGTTCTGCGTCGGGTGCGTGTGCACGAACGGGGCGATGTCCTCCGGGTACGCCTCCCAGTTCACCGCGAGCTGCGCCTCGCCGATGAGCTCGCCCACGCGGGCGCCGATCATGTGCACGCCGACGACGGGGCCGTCGTTGACGCGGACGACCTTGACGGTGCCGCTGGTGCCGATGATCTCGCTCTTGCCGTTGCCGGCCAGGCTGTAGTCGTAGCTCGTGATCGCGTCGGCGCCGTACTGCTCCGCCG is a window from the Leifsonia shinshuensis genome containing:
- the sucB gene encoding 2-oxoglutarate dehydrogenase, E2 component, dihydrolipoamide succinyltransferase; this encodes MSESVSLPALGESVTEGTVTRWLKNVGDRVEVDEPLLEVSTDKVDTEIPSPVAGVIEAILVHEDETVEVGTALVTIGDGSGAGEAPAAAPEAEAAPAAEAAPAEAEAAPAPAAEAAPAPAQEAPAPAAEPAPAAPVQEAPAAAPAPAPAPPAEPAPAAPVQEAPAAAPAPAAAPAPAAAPAPAAAPAPAAAPAAAPAPAAEAPATSGAHAGTSGYVTPIVRKLANEHGVDLANVTGTGVGGRIRKEDILAAAAPAAAGAPAAAAPVVEVSPLRGTTQQMSRLRKVVAERAVVSMQSTAQLTTVVEVDVTKVAALRDRVKADFLAKTGTKLSFLPFFALAAAEALKAYPVINATVDGDSIVYPDHENISIAVDTERGLLTPVIRNASDLDIAGLAGEIADLAQRTRDNHLKPDELAGGTFTLTNTGSRGALFDTPLVFLPQVAILGTGIVTKKPVVITADGTDSIAIRSTVYLALSYDHRIVDGADAARFLVAVKNRLEGGAFEGSLGI